The proteins below are encoded in one region of Amycolatopsis magusensis:
- a CDS encoding maleylpyruvate isomerase family mycothiol-dependent enzyme, which yields MNREQYTAELAHYGTALAAAATELSRPVPSCPDWTVADLVWHTCEVFYFWRLQLSGLVSGPENYLEPKRPAEDELLDRYADNLRHLVEAVRRADPSKPVWTWAADKTAGFVQRRMAHEAAVHAWDALLAAGRDEPIGRDLAVDGIDEFLTHFLHDSPAEDLGGSVHLHATDGPGEWTIAHDGGGWQVTREHGKGTAAARASASDLLLLLWQRRDVSAVETFGDPAVLARLLKSAHTN from the coding sequence ATGAACCGAGAGCAGTACACCGCCGAGCTGGCGCACTACGGCACCGCGCTGGCCGCGGCGGCCACCGAACTGAGCAGACCGGTGCCGAGCTGTCCGGACTGGACGGTGGCGGACCTGGTGTGGCACACCTGCGAGGTCTTCTACTTCTGGCGGCTGCAGTTGAGCGGGCTGGTCAGCGGGCCGGAGAACTACCTGGAGCCGAAGCGGCCCGCCGAGGACGAGCTGCTCGACCGGTACGCGGACAACCTGCGGCACCTGGTCGAAGCGGTCCGGCGGGCGGACCCGTCGAAGCCGGTGTGGACCTGGGCGGCGGACAAGACGGCCGGGTTCGTCCAGCGCCGGATGGCGCACGAGGCCGCGGTCCACGCCTGGGACGCGCTGCTCGCGGCCGGCCGGGACGAGCCGATCGGCCGGGACCTCGCGGTGGACGGGATCGACGAGTTCCTCACCCACTTCCTGCACGACTCCCCGGCGGAGGACCTGGGCGGCTCGGTGCACCTGCACGCCACGGACGGCCCTGGCGAATGGACCATCGCGCACGACGGCGGCGGCTGGCAGGTCACGCGGGAGCACGGGAAGGGCACGGCGGCGGCGCGGGCGAGCGCTTCGGACCTGCTGCTCCTGCTGTGGCAGCGCCGGGACGTCTCGGCCGTGGAAACCTTCGGCGACCCGGCCGTGCTGGCGCGCCTGCTCAAGTCGGCCCACACGAACTGA
- a CDS encoding GNAT family N-acetyltransferase, producing the protein MTTFHAIHTERLILRPLRLDDREAVVRIQSDPETNRFNPDPPDVRQAGKQFEYWLSHWEEHGYGYFAVVEAATGEVAGVGGVQSKEMHDEQLVNLYYRFRPQSWGKGYATEMARAAVEWAERALPDRPVVISVALVNEPSRRVAEKLGFTPYLEEDYQGQRSTHYRRSLSTMVT; encoded by the coding sequence GTGACCACGTTCCACGCCATCCACACCGAGCGCCTCATCCTGCGTCCGTTGCGCCTGGACGACCGGGAGGCCGTCGTGCGCATCCAGTCCGATCCGGAGACGAACCGCTTCAACCCCGACCCGCCGGACGTCAGGCAGGCGGGCAAGCAGTTCGAGTACTGGCTCTCGCACTGGGAGGAGCACGGCTACGGCTACTTCGCCGTGGTCGAAGCCGCGACGGGTGAGGTCGCCGGGGTGGGGGGCGTGCAGTCGAAGGAAATGCACGACGAGCAACTGGTGAACCTGTACTACCGCTTCCGCCCGCAGAGCTGGGGGAAGGGCTACGCGACCGAAATGGCGCGGGCCGCGGTCGAGTGGGCAGAGCGCGCGCTGCCCGACCGTCCGGTGGTGATCTCCGTGGCACTGGTCAACGAACCGTCCCGGCGGGTGGCCGAGAAACTCGGCTTCACGCCCTACCTGGAGGAGGACTACCAAGGACAGCGGTCGACCCACTACCGCCGCTCACTGTCCACAATGGTCACCTGA
- a CDS encoding alpha/beta hydrolase produces MVRIGPNTLLPARREAVTLHTGDGLRLVGELALPADRAPVATVVLLHPLPTHGGMMDSHVLRKAAFRLPALAGLAVLRFNTRGAASEAGRSEGTFGAAEGERLDVAAALDFVRTRELPRVWLAGWSFGSDLALMHGISEAQDLVQGLVLIAPPLRWSSPEQRAAWAPTGKPVVALVPEFDDYRLPDDVREGCAMIPQARVITLPGAGHLLVGHADAVLDHLVSVVAPETPTPLPRDWDGDCENRQVTIVDSERR; encoded by the coding sequence ATGGTGAGGATCGGACCGAACACCCTGCTCCCCGCGCGGCGCGAGGCGGTGACGCTGCACACCGGGGACGGCCTCCGGCTGGTCGGCGAGCTCGCGCTGCCCGCCGACCGCGCACCGGTGGCGACCGTGGTGCTGCTGCACCCGTTGCCCACGCACGGCGGCATGATGGACTCGCACGTCCTGCGCAAGGCCGCCTTCCGCCTGCCGGCCCTGGCCGGGCTCGCGGTGCTGCGGTTCAACACGCGGGGCGCGGCCAGCGAAGCCGGGCGCAGCGAGGGCACCTTCGGCGCGGCCGAAGGCGAACGCCTCGACGTCGCGGCCGCACTCGACTTCGTCCGGACCCGGGAGCTACCCCGGGTCTGGCTGGCCGGCTGGTCGTTCGGCAGCGACCTCGCGCTCATGCACGGCATCAGCGAAGCGCAGGACCTCGTCCAGGGCCTCGTGCTGATCGCACCCCCGTTGCGCTGGAGCAGCCCGGAACAGCGGGCCGCCTGGGCGCCGACGGGCAAGCCGGTGGTGGCGCTGGTGCCGGAGTTCGACGACTACCGGCTGCCCGACGACGTGCGCGAAGGCTGCGCGATGATCCCGCAGGCACGGGTGATCACCCTGCCCGGCGCCGGTCACCTGCTGGTCGGCCACGCGGACGCGGTGCTCGACCACCTGGTCTCCGTCGTCGCCCCGGAAACGCCCACGCCGCTGCCGCGGGACTGGGACGGCGACTGCGAGAACCGTCAGGTGACCATTGTGGACAGTGAGCGGCGGTAG